ACCGTCGCTGGTGACTCGCCAAGTTGCTGGAACTGCaagatgagtagatctgctcggtagcctcggtgtgctcactctcaggcttcgaagccttcttattgcttccgccaacaaattttcaaggtcagtttgtaactttccattttaccctttgaatggcagatgggtgtgGGGACTGGGGAGAGGGGGGAAAGCAGCGCTGCTGCCTGCAGCAGAAAGCCTTCGAATCTGTGAcctgtcggccatgtaacggtcTGTAACGGATGTTACGAAGTGTAACGTTGGAGTATCGGCCGTTACGTGCCGTTACGCCtctgtaacggccgttacggccgtgaattttttccgaaccgcattatcggcccgtatcggtttcggGGCCTCCGATttccgttacgtatcggccgttacgtagcgtaacggccgttatttaaaaccatgctcccCAAACCTGTCATAGCCACATATTCTTACAGTGAAAGGGGGTTGGCTCCTATTTAACTCCCCTCTCCCCCCCTCCCAATGTCAAGGAGAACAGGGAAGTGGTCTGAGATGGGCGGCATGCTCTGAATCACATTGGGGAAGTGAACTTCCCAATCCACAGAAATTAGGAACCTGTCAATCCTTGAGAAGGAAGTTGGCTCCCTGGAGTTGGACCAAATGGAATTGCCACCAACAAGTGGAAGATCAAATGAGGGGTTCACGTTGATAAAGTCTAGAAATTCTCTCATACAatgaaacaaaatttttattttctatcatTGTAATCTGAATTTTTAGGAAACTAAAAAATAAGTTCGAGTTTTaataattctttggaaaaatgTAAAAGTGGAATATGTTCTTCACAACTAAATGGGCCCTTGGATTTTGGGAAATACTCTTGCAATCTTTGGAAATTAGCTGCTTTTGGAGAAATCTTACCACTTAAAtagttaatttttttgaaaatattttcatggCAGATCACGACCTCTGGGGCATGCGCTGAGTGATAAGAATCCTAACCAAAGTGCATATGCTCCAAGAAGCATGCCTCAAGTAGCATCCATTGACATTTGAACGCTTCAAACAAagtatttcccttttttttttttaatgaaaaccaagtaagAACCAATTTTCAACTCCAAAATTTGTGAAAACACGTTTAGCATTGAAAACTCCCAGGGATTAGAAACAAAGTTGAATATGTGTCAGTTTCTGCCGTGTCTGATATCACATGTGTGTGttggttttgttgttttttgaatttttcactGTGTAACAGGATTCTGATGAAGATGAGACAAGTAGCCATGGCATGGAGAAGTTTAATGAAGATGAATCCAACTTAAGGGTGGGGAAGTCTTTGACAAGCTGTTGCATCAAATCTTGGAGTCAATTAGTTATGGAGCAGCATAGTGTATCTGCCCTTACTAATTTAATAAATGGGTATCGAGCTGCATGCCACTATGGAAACAAGTCAACCAGTGGCGTTGATGCTGTGCCTTGCCGAAGGATTCGGAACAGTGAAGCTTTCTCTGACATATTAATGTTCATGCTTAATGAAGCTGATAATGTATTTCGAGGGCTTCTGGGAGTGTCATGCTCCAATTGTAGGAAGGATGCTGTTATGGAGTTGAAGAGTACTTCAAAATGGGAAACTTTGAAGCCATTCATCAAGTCTTATTTGAGGAGCACATTGGTTCTCCTTAATCAGGTTACAGACAATGAGTTTTTGGGCTTCACTTTAACTCGACTCAGGGCTTCTATAATATTTTTTGCTGCTTTTCCTTCTCTGTTGCGCAGACTTATCAAGGTATGTTCATTTTGACAGTGAGATAGGAGAAATCTATGATGGGGAAGCATTTTTAACCTATATATACTAGTGATTATTTGTATGTTTTATTATTGAATTTCTCAATTTAAATTTTAGTCATATTTTCTTTACTCTTGGTATATCAGTATTGCATAATTTTTAGTTACGAATCTGATCCTGTTGGATATTTGTGCACGTGCATTGCAAGGCTCTAACCTTTAGGGGTTGGTTATTTTGCTTTGTCATAAGTGGGGGACATGCTGAATGGAAGTTTCTTTTTGTTTAACATTTTGCATCTGCTTTGGAAAAATTCGGAATATTGTTGAAGTTCTAACTTTTATTGATAACATTTTAAACCTGGGAAATTTGGGTAAGAGTGATATTGCTGCTATTAACTTGAGCTTCACTAGATCTAGGTAGTTGGCCTTGTTAGCAGCTTGTCTTAGAGGTAAGGGGTACCTTTGGGTGGTAATCTTCAGTCAGTGATTTTTGGGATCCGGTGGTGGAGAGGGGATTTGAGCatttggatgggtggaaaggggCATTTTTTCCTTTAGGGGGTTGCTTTGCTCTTATTCAGGCTTGTCTTGCATGTATCCCCTTATATTATTTGTCTATGTTTAGTATTCTAGTGGGTTTAGCTAGTAGGCTGGaaaaaattatgagagatttccTTTGGTCTGGAAGTTGGGGAGAAGAGGATCATTTGGTTGGTTGGGAGGTTGTGTGTAGGTCTAAGCTGGGGTGGGTTTGGTTTATACATCGGAATGATGTGTAAATGGCATGATTAAGATTAATTTCTTTCCTTTGATGAAATATAGATTTGGCAATGGAGATTGAGTTCTTCTTTTTAGGGATAAGTGGGGTGGTGATACTCCTTTTCTCATGCTTTCTCATGTCTACTGCCTTTCTAATTGTAACAAATCCACAGTGCTCAATCACCTTCCTAGGAAAATCGAAGTCCTAGGAAACAAAATTCCCTAATCATGAAAGAAGAAATTGGTGCATTATGTAACTTGGAGAGCTGATAAAGACAAGGGAAAATGATAGAAAAAGATGCATTACCCACACCTAGACACCTTCTAATAAATGCAACGTCACACTTTATACAGAATCCTATACATGGATTAAAAAatgaagaggaagagaagaaaggctaGCCTGACTCAAAGTGATACGCTCATCTAAAGAAAAACAAAACGACCTTCCACCTGTCAAGAAGCTAAGACACTTTAACAATTATCGGATTAAAAAAAGAGAGACAAAAATAAAGGGTTTCCACCCAGAAGAACCCCTAAATAAGTCGAGGGTCAATCGGAAACATTACAACCAGCTAAAGAAGCGAACATTGAAGTCCTAGTTGAGTTCAAATAATAGTAATGGTGCTACTAACAATATTAATTCTCTGCTTATACACCCTCccaaaaatcaaagagagaaataTTTCTAGAAGAGTGCTAGTCAGGAAAAAGATGGTTTCATTTGCAAACTGCAAATGAGACACTACTTTCTTCACACCAATCCCCTGCACAAAAGCTGTATCCACAGCCCTTTCTATCATTTTGCTAAAAACATCAACATGAAGAACAAATAGGAAGGGGGACAAAGGGCCACCTTGCCTTGATACTCCTGGTGGCTGTAAACTACATCTTAGGTTCTCATTAAGAATGATGGACAAAGAAGCACTAGACAAGCATCTACTCATCCGAGACCTCCACCTACCCTCAATGTCCTTCCTTGTCAGCAACCTTATCTAAAAAACTCCAATTGGCATGTTCAGAAGCCTTCTTAAAATCCAACTTAAAGATACCCCTTCATCTTTCATTCTTTCCTCGTATGAACATCCTCAACCGCCTTGTAGCCACCAATATGGCATCCAAAATTTGTCTGCCATGAACAAAATCCCTGTTATAATGAGAGATAGTTTCTCTGAGAACTACACTCTATCGGCAAGAACATAAACCTAATTTTATGCACACTATTCATCAAGCTAATAAGCCTGAAGTCCTTCACCTTGAGCAATTACTGTTGTTACCAATATCCTATTAACATAGAACTCCTGGAAATCCTTCAACATTCTCTGCCACCACCTGACCACCTCCCAACAATCCTGTGTTTGTCGCTATTGGAGTGGGCGAAGAAATGCCCATATCTTTTTTCATTTCCCACATTTGAAATAAGCTGTTTCAAGTTTTTGAGGGGGAGTGGTTTTGGCCTCCTTTATTCAAAAGTTTGAGGGCATTGGTAGTGGTGAGAGAAGGTTATTTGGAAGTGTGCCACATTTGCAGTGGTGTGGTGTATTAGGTTGGAGCATGATGCTAGGACATTAAGCTCAAGCAATTTCATCTGGTCTCTGATGGATGGTTTAGAGTAGTATGTTTTGACTCTATCCTGCCCTTCTTgtattctttcttcttcttttcttattatttttcttataaaaaaaacatttcatctatctttttttctttcctttattctGAAATGAACACATGGCCTGTTGTCTAAGGTTCTTGGCTTGAGAGATGAGTAGAAGAAAAAGGCATCCTTGCTGTTGTATCAGAAGTTGTCTCATTGGCATTTTGTGGAGTTTAattcatcatcatcattgtcttcatcatcatcatcatcatctctttctctctatgCATCAAATCAATGCCTTTTTTTGCATGTCTGAAATTGtactttcaaaattgtttttgttttgatcattttTTAGACTGTTAAAAAGTTTATTTCTGCCTACATGCTTCTGAAGTTTGTTATGTTAAGCCATCAGCCAGGAAAGCTAATCTTGTAGGGAAATTTGGATTTCTGTCTATATATTTTGGTTCTGCAATTTATTAACCCTTTTGTGTGCGCGATCAATTTGCGCCATTTATTGCCTCTGAATAGTCTAGTTATCCTAAGTGTAAAGATTCTTTTAGTGATGGAGCTTGGTTTTGACTCTGGACCAGAGGTTGTTATTTCATTTGCTTATAAAACATaatgtaaaaacatatttttcatgatccTGTATTACgacattttttaaagaaaaaaaattatcaattgtttttttttttttgtaaatgtgtgcatgtgtACCTTTTGTTGTAGTGATGATCATATTTGTACCTTCAAATTATGGGAGATGCAAGTTAAGAAATTTCACCAATTACATTTCAACTCAATGAAGCCTTCAtccagaaaaaagaaaaaagaaaaaaaaaaaaaaaaaaaaaaggaaaaaaagaaaaaaagaagaagaaaaaactaGCCTGGAAAATCTTATGCTACTGGTAGATTTCTCAAATTATGGGACAGGCAAGTTAAACATTTTTCACAAGTACATTTCAACTCAATGAAGCCTTAatccataatttatttattttaaataaaaaagcagtccagtgcacaaagctctcgTGTATGCGGGGTCCAGGGAAGGGGTGGACAAACTCAACAAAGGTTAGCCTGGAAAATTTTATGATAATAGTAGATTTTTCTAATTTCCTGAACTTTATATTATCTTGCAGCTGCAATTGAACTCAACAAATCCCCTGGATACTGGAAATCTATGCTAATGATTAATTTATATCTGTGTATTCTTCAATCTTTACTTCATAAATTCTGTTTACCTGTTTGTGCTAGAGAGTTTGTGCCTCAACAGTAAAACGTACAATGCAGGTTTCAGTTGATTTCTGGGCAATAGGTGGGGGAAATCTCTCATCATGCTCCTTCTTCATCATTAGGGATGTGGTGATGTTTCGCTCAGATTGCTTTGAAACCTGCTTCGCAAAAATATATAAAACATTTATTGCACGCTACAGTATTGTGGATCCCAGTAATATTAAGCAAATACAGTTCCTCAGGGACTCCTGTGTGGAGCTATTTTCGTTGGATGTATACAAGTCTGTTAGCAAAGCACTGGTGTCTGTCCAGCAACTTGCCAGAATATTGCAGCAGGGTTTACGAGCAAAGAAGAAGGTATGCAATGAGCATTCTTTTTTGTTTGCTGTCTAGCATGGTTGGATTTAGATATATTGACATGTTGCTTACATGGATTAGATGCTTATGGTCTCATGGGCTTGTGTAGCTATTGTGAATGTTGACATTATTATGTGAAGGGAAGTTTTCCTCAGACTCCGTTTTGTATTTTTTATGGCAGGAAGCACTCAAGAGCATATGCAGTTGGCAGTATATTAACTGCATCGATCTCTGGGTTACCTTTATAGCTATGAACACAAGGGACTATGATCTTCATTTGTTACTTTTTATGGTCATTCAAGTTATAAATGGAGTGACTTATCTATTTCCGGGGCCAAAATATGTACCATTGAGATTTAAATGCATTCAATGGCTAAACAATCTCTCCAATTCCAGTGGGATTTTCATTCCTGTTGCGTCATTGGTGTTGGACATGCTGGAATTTAGTACAAGCAAGGAAGGTGGAAGACCTGGGAAGGCCTCCAATTTTTCCTTGAACCTAAAGGTAGAAATTTAAGTTGTGAccttttttctcaaatttcaatCTGTCTTTTTATTAGACTGACTTGAAATATCAAATCCCAGTTCAAATGTTCACATATAAAGTTTGCATCAGACTGTTTTAACTGGTTTAACTGGCTCTGACTCTGTTCAAATCTTAGTTTATCAAGACAAATCAAATTGCCCTGTGTAGTATGAactcaaaataaaagaaaaaatatttgttcCTGTAGTAATTTTATTAAGTGTTTGTCTAAACACTATCCTGTTTAATGCTTTTAAATATTTTCTGATTTTAAAATGTTTCTTCTTAGTTGATATTACTGGTGTATATAACTATTTTAGCCCTTGGCTATCCAATATTATGCAATGATTAAGTTAAAAAAATATTACCTAATTGAAATTGAGCGTACTTTGACAGGACTGGTCAGCCATTCAATCATTGGTGGATGTGCtcaagtaaaatttttattttgcaaTTAATAATACACATTGCACATTATCTTGCTTAATTCTCTGAGAAAGTGGAAAGGTTTTTGGGAAGTGGACTAATGATTTTTGAAACTGGACTGGATGGTCCGACCAGGTTCGGTCAGAACTGGTCACCAGGCTGGTCTGGTCAAGAACAAAGAACCAGTCAACCGGGAATGCAGTGAACCAGGACTTACCTGGCTGACCCGATCAGACTTGGCCAGTCCCAGCGTGAACAGTGGTCAGAGGCAGGTCAATTTGGCAGCTCACCCAAAGAGTGTAGGCAGGAAACAGTATGTACAGCTGGGATCGCTCAAACCCAGAACCTAAAGGCTACCTCACTAGGCACTACCTCCATGCGAAGTGCCACAGGGTCTAAATTCTAACAGTGGACCTTGATGCTCTTACGGCACCAAGTCTCACTTGGTTAAGCCATGACACAATCCAAAATTCGTTGATTAATCCTTTAAGCCATGACAAACAATCCAAAATTCGTTGATTAATCCTTTAAGTGTGTAAAGAAAGTATGACACACAAGGCAACGGATGACATACACAAGGCAATAGCTATAGGAGCAGCACCTCCCAAGACAAGGATTACACACTCAATACATGCACAGTTGACACTGAATGTAAACTTATTCTAtgtttcaatttttatttatttattttattcttaaATCCTCTAAAACGTAATAATATAATAATTCCTAAATCCTCTATAACATAatgtaataaatttttaaaaacatgaattttattgaagatgtatttgtaattacattttagttAATTGGCtaatagatgattatgatagatgCGTTTGCAATATTATCCCAGAttcattaataatattatcactGTAATATACATGTATGCATACACTCACACGCacccacccacacacacacacatatattgtTCATGCCAGCATCATCAGTTTGACCACTGGTTTGACTGACCTGGTCCCTTTCATGGTTGGGACACCGGGCCAGGTTAAAAAACTACGTGGACTGCATTTTTTATGAGTTAGTTATAAATTCCGTGATAGATATTCAATTGGGTCATAAAAGTAATGTTTCTGATTTATACTTGATTTGGTAATATGGCATCAGCTTTTTGCTCCAATTTACAACTTGTTTTGTATTTGACCTTTACTCATGGTACTGTCATCTGATCTCTTATATCCACATTTTATGTCATCTAATTAAACATTCTGACTTCTGGTATTTTGAATTCTGGATTCACATGTGCACAGTTGCCGAAACATTGgttaaaatctcaaaattttgaaGAACTGTGTGTTTTCTCTGTCATTGAGCTGCTTTCTGCACACTTTGCCCAGTGGAGCTACCACATATCCTTCCCTGACCTGGCAACCATTCCACTCATCCGCTTGAAACGGTTTTATGAGACAACAAGTATTGAAAGTTTGAAGCGTGTTGTAAAGCGTTTCATTGACCAGGTCTGTATTTGAAAGACTCCAGTCATCTCACTTTAATGAAAAAATTTTATTTGTATGCATTTAGGATATGGCAAAACATTTTATTTATGCTTTTTTCTAAAGGTGATCTTTCCAGAAAATAGTTCATGCAGAGCAATCCAAATTCCAAATGAAGTTTTTTTAGTTTAGGGGTGGCAATTTGCTGCTCTGTTCTATAATACTCTATAAATGTTTTAACATGCCTTAACCTCAACAGGCTCGAGGTCCTACTTGAAGGAAGTCTGGCTTCCATTCCAATTTTGTGTTTCAATTGAAGCCTGGACTGGCACTGAGATTCGAGTCTGAGGCCATCCTGGATCAATGCTTTTAAATGAAcaattatttttaagaaatcacTATGCAACGATAAATTAAAAACCTATCATTTACGTGACAAAACAATTTTTGCACTAGATGAGTGAATACTTGTAGAAGGCTGATAAAACATATGATGTTTTTTCAAGATTATAACTGGATAGACAATTTGCGCCATATATATAAGATCTAAATGTGTCCTGAAAATATTGATTTCTCTAAAATTTAGCTTGGCCCTGCCATATGAGTTTCTAAAACAATTTCAAGCCTGGTTTCAATTGCTGCATAAGATTTCCCAACTGATTATCTGAATTTGGGGGTTTGGTTGTTGAACTTCATGCCATCGTTTTGATGGATGCATTGTTCTGCTTTAATAATTTTTAACAATAAAATGTGCAGGAAGTATGATCTTCCATGATGAACTGGACCTGCTACTAATTATAgcattaattttaatattttggaGGGCAAAACATTTTCTTCTGGTGCTGTAGGTGGAGCAAAATGTTGAATTTGTGCAGAGGAAAAGAGTTGAGGTTACGTTTTCCCCAATAGATCAGCAATCTGTTGAATCGTTTCTTCAGGTTTGCTTTATATTTCTGGATCACTTTTCTGGGTTTTGTTATAAGCTTTTAGTTTGACATATTTCCTTGATGTGCAGCTTGAAAAGTGCAGTGGCAATGCTTCATTTACTCAATATTACAAAAGTGTCATTGAAAAGGCTGCTTCTAGGAATCTAGCTATGAAAGAAAAGATGAGGTGCGGTTCACCTATCCATCTATCCTACTTTGCACAATTGCGCTTGCTATGTGTGACCTCCATTATCTGCCAGTGGAATAATGCATAAACGGATCTGCCAATTTGAGAGCTGTCGCCCAATATATAATGCTGATGTCTCATGCTTGTGTAGGCAGGCAGCTCTGGAACTACACTTCAGCTCATAATTGATATGATTGAATTTTCCTGCTATTTTTGTCAAATTTATTTTCCTTCACAAGTGCATGTGCATAG
This region of Malania oleifera isolate guangnan ecotype guangnan chromosome 10, ASM2987363v1, whole genome shotgun sequence genomic DNA includes:
- the LOC131166799 gene encoding protein REBELOTE isoform X1, with protein sequence MGKLGKKARKFARKHLQPLLKRRRKMKSILKRKFSSRNEQDAAKVQAGDMLELSNGRNPAVEDIKDMSLDAIFSEDDTDEDASDSDGFFSEDSSCPYIDGSDSQTCLEDGSCSSDLALQNKKIHLELAKRKKKLDKLKEKDPKFSEFLERRSRELESRRNEGMDSDEDETSSHGMEKFNEDESNLRVGKSLTSCCIKSWSQLVMEQHSVSALTNLINGYRAACHYGNKSTSGVDAVPCRRIRNSEAFSDILMFMLNEADNVFRGLLGVSCSNCRKDAVMELKSTSKWETLKPFIKSYLRSTLVLLNQVTDNEFLGFTLTRLRASIIFFAAFPSLLRRLIKVSVDFWAIGGGNLSSCSFFIIRDVVMFRSDCFETCFAKIYKTFIARYSIVDPSNIKQIQFLRDSCVELFSLDVYKSVSKALVSVQQLARILQQGLRAKKKEALKSICSWQYINCIDLWVTFIAMNTRDYDLHLLLFMVIQVINGVTYLFPGPKYVPLRFKCIQWLNNLSNSSGIFIPVASLVLDMLEFSTSKEGGRPGKASNFSLNLKLPKHWLKSQNFEELCVFSVIELLSAHFAQWSYHISFPDLATIPLIRLKRFYETTSIESLKRVVKRFIDQVEQNVEFVQRKRVEVTFSPIDQQSVESFLQLEKCSGNASFTQYYKSVIEKAASRNLAMKEKMRTYHRGRRLALLKRMRDSTTLRSFMESKKLDKRRQQQGLNDAVGNGTVNSKRKKVNMAVKGEKDGKRGKKQRT
- the LOC131166799 gene encoding protein REBELOTE isoform X2, with protein sequence MGKLGKKARKFARKHLQPLLKRRRKMKSILKRKFSSRNEQDAAKVQAGDMLELSNGRNPAVEDIKDMSLDAIFSEDDTDEDASDSDGFFSEDSSCPYIDGSDSQTCLEDGSCSSDLALQNKKIHLELAKRKKKLDKLKEKDPKFSEFLERRSRELESRRNEGMDSDEDETSSHGMEKFNEDESNLRVGKSLTSCCIKSWSQLVMEQHSVSALTNLINGYRAACHYGNKSTSGVDAVPCRRIRNSEAFSDILMFMLNEADNVFRGLLGVSCSNCRKDAVMELKSTSKWETLKPFIKSYLRSTLVLLNQVTDNEFLGFTLTRLRASIIFFAAFPSLLRRLIKVSVDFWAIGGGNLSSCSFFIIRDVVMFRSDCFETCFAKIYKTFIARYSIVDPSNIKQIQFLRDSCVELFSLDVYKSVSKALVSVQQLARILQQGLRAKKKEALKSICSWQYINCIDLWVTFIAMNTRDYDLHLLLFMVIQVINGVTYLFPGPKYVPLRFKCIQWLNNLSNSSGIFIPVASLVLDMLEFSTSKEGGRPGKASNFSLNLKLPKHWLKSQNFEELCVFSVIELLSAHFAQWSYHISFPDLATIPLIRLKRFYETTSIESLKRVVKRFIDQVEQNVEFVQRKRVEVTFSPIDQQSVESFLQLEKCSGNASFTQYYKSVIEKAASRNLAMKEKMSFMESKKLDKRRQQQGLNDAVGNGTVNSKRKKVNMAVKGEKDGKRGKKQRT